A stretch of the Colias croceus chromosome 13, ilColCroc2.1 genome encodes the following:
- the LOC123696644 gene encoding uncharacterized protein LOC123696644, whose translation MLKKLNNPGLPSFNVLPFDPIYLSYITVNLPNMVNVSINKAALTGVKNCVYQSFAIDSTEGLAKEEVRCNLTLKGGYTADAPNSVLAADFQTDQDLHGQGTGQISVVNLYMKIELPFHFEKRGNNIFIVCSYNEGKCDYDYQGSVVFAADNLYVGDKNIAADVVSYLNENWKQSSFVQTFIEEYLKIYFAYSKRFLEGVPTKYYITDDLTNYIQN comes from the exons ATGCTAAAGAAGCTCAACAATCCTGGCTTGCCAAGTTTCAACGTACTACCATTTGACCCTATTTATTTGAGTTATATTACTGTTAATTTACCAAATATGGTCAATGTTAGCATTAACAAGGCCGCTTTAACAGGTGTCAAGAATTGTGTTTATCAAAGTTTCGC CATTGATTCAACGGAGGGTTTGGCGAAAGAAGAAGTTCGCTGCAACCTGACGCTGAAAGGTGGCTACACGGCCGACGCGCCCAACTCCGTATTAGCAGCTGACTTCCAGACTGACCAGGACCTGCACGGCCAAGGGACTGGACAGATTAGCGTTG TTAACCTATACATGAAAATTGAATTGCCGTTTCATTTCGAAAAACGCGGGAACAACATATTCATCGTCTGCTCATACAATGAAGGAAAATGTGACTATGATTACCAGGGCTCAGTGGTATTTGCTGCTGACAATCTTTACGTTGGTGacaaaaatatag ctGCCGACGTTGTCAGTTATTTGAATGAAAACTGGAAACAATCATCATTTGTTCAAACATTTATCGAAGAGTATTTGAAAATCTATTTCGCTTACAGCAAGAGATTTTTGGAGGGCGTGCCCACAAAATATTACATCACCGATGACTTGACTAACTACATTCAAAACTAA
- the LOC123697046 gene encoding uncharacterized protein LOC123697046 → MKIEVPLHFEKRRNETFIICSYDEGKCDFEYQGSVVFAADNLNVGDQNIASDVVSYLNENWQQSSFGQAFVNEYLKLYYAYTKRFFEGVPTRLYITDDLTPYLQN, encoded by the exons ATGAAGATTGAAGTACCGCTTCACTTCGAAAAGCGCAGGAACGAAACATTCATCATCTGCTCGTACGATGAAGGAAAATGTGACTTTGAATACCAGGGCTCGGTTGTGTTCGCTGCTGACAATCTTAACGTTGGTGAccaaaatatag CTTCTGACGTCGTCAGTTACTTAAATGAAAACTGGCAACAATCATCTTTCGGCCAAGCATTTGTCAACGAATATCTGAAGCTCTATTACGCTTACACCAAGAGATTCTTTGAGGGTGTGCCCACGAGATTGTACATCACCGACGACTTGACTCCCTACCTGCAAAACTAA
- the LOC123696641 gene encoding uncharacterized protein LOC123696641 yields MAFRKFVFVLFLGAVYGTAEDDFVKSLPQCSVQDNPCLEQVMIRKLNNPGLPTYGVLPFDPMYLNGISVNLPNLVNVTIDNAVLTGVTTCVFESFAIDSTAGTVKEEVRCNLTLKGGYTADAPNSVLAADFQTDQDLHGQGTGQISVVNLDMKIEVPLHFEKRRNETFIICSYDEGKCDFEYQGSVVFAADNLNVGDQNIASDVVSYLNENWQQSSFGQAFVNEYLKLYYAYTKRFFEGVPTRLYITDDLTPYLQN; encoded by the exons ATGGCATTCCgaaaatttgtatttgtattgttCTTGGGTGCTGTCTATGGGACCGCTGAAGATGACTttg TGAAATCTCTACCACAATGCAGCGTGCAAGACAACCCCTGCCTGGAACAGGTTATGATAAGGAAGCTTAACAACCCCGGTTTGCCTACTTACGGCGTACTACCATTTGACCCCATGTATTTGAATGGCATTTCCGTTAATTTACCGAATTTGGTTAATGTTACCATTGACAACGCCGTCTTAACGGGAGTCACGACTTGTGTTTTCGAAAGCTTCGC AATCGATTCAACGGCGGGAACGGTGAAAGAAGAAGTGCGCTGCAACCTGACGCTGAAAGGTGGCTACACGGCCGACGCGCCCAACTCCGTATTAGCAGCTGACTTCCAGACTGACCAGGACTTGCACGGCCAAGGGACTGGACAGATTAGTGTTG TAAACCTAGACATGAAGATTGAAGTGCCGCTTCACTTCGAAAAGCGCAGGAACGAAACATTCATCATCTGCTCGTACGATGAAGGAAAATGTGACTTTGAATACCAGGGCTCGGTTGTGTTCGCTGCTGACAATCTTAACGTTGGTGACCAAAATATAG CTTCCGATGTCGTCAGTTACTTAAATGAAAACTGGCAACAATCATCTTTCGGCCAAGCATTTGTAAACGAGTATCTGAAGCTCTATTACGCTTACACCAAGAGATTCTTTGAGGGTGTTCCCACGAGGTTATACATCACCGACGACTTGACTCCCTACCTGCAAAACTAA
- the LOC123696767 gene encoding protein takeout-like, giving the protein MFGYQNIFVLACLGLALSEAAFVDTLHKCDYKDRECQKKVIQTMLVSISETGIPEYDIPPIDPLHVENMKLNLLNVIDLTILEGTIKGIKNCEVNDLKLNMEKGRFTIKLTCDISAKGKYDITGSSPALKELVGGNSVRGSGNAKIKIEKVSIKLDYTIEVVRRPDGEVYIECKKDLAKYDYELLGGSKLQLEKLYVGDVESSQLLSTYYNENAKTLWKTFGRTVMDSVADMAYQFIHNFFGQVPTKYYLSGDLTPFIKT; this is encoded by the exons ATGTTTGGATACcaaaatattttcgttttagCTTGCCTTGGGTTGGCGCTCAGTGAAGCGGCATTTG TCGACACGCTACACAAATGTGATTATAAAGATCGCGAATGTCAAAAGAAAGTCATCCAAACCATGCTTGTGAGCATCTCCGAGACTGGTATCCCGGAATATGACATTCCTCCCATCGACCCTTTACATGTAGAAAATATGAAGCTTAACTTACTAAACGTCATAGACCTCACGATCCTTGAGGGAACGATTAAGGGTATAAAAAACTGCGAAGTCAACGATTTGAA GCTGAACATGGAAAAGGGTCGCTTCACAATTAAGCTTACTTGTGATATATCAGCAAAGGGGAAATACGACATAACTGGATCTAGCCCCGCTTTGAAGGAATTGGTTGGCGGCAACAGCGTCAGAGGCAGCGGGAACGCTAAAATCAAAATTG AAAAAGTATCGATCAAACTTGACTACACAATTGAAGTAGTACGGCGTCCGGATGGTGAAGTTTACATCGAATGTAAGAAAGACCTGGCTAAATACGATTACGAATTGCTTGGCGGTAGCAAATTGCAGCTTGAAAAGTTGTACGTTGGAGACGTAGAATCGA GCCAACTTCTTTCAACTTACTATAATGAAAACGCGAAGACCTTATGGAAAACCTTTGGAAGAACTGTAATGGATTCAGTGGCGGACATGGCTTATCAGTTCATACACAATTTCTTCGGACAAGTGCCTACCAAATACTACCTCTCTGGCGATCTTACACCGTTTATCAAGACATAA
- the LOC123696768 gene encoding circadian clock-controlled protein daywake-like, with translation MLRKLFVLFLAVWSASPLSLPDYLKSCSRNDPKLNECALKSARESLNLFALGDPSRGLLPLDPLYVAEMKIYVPDKNGLKVVFKNNYFKGLAKLHLENLTFDLDKKLITADALVTLDVKNEYEVSGKILVLPIRSSGDASIKLKNTLLHIRIWYKHIKADDDKVYWNITKHDTKYEVEKATFRLENLLNVKNIGDQINKLLNEMWREIVADVGPSICESLSASVVNNLAVLLSQVPYDELMPE, from the exons ATGTTGCggaaactttttgttttatttttagcggTCTGGAGTGCTTCCCCGCTGAGTTTAC CGGATTATTTGAAATCTTGTTCAAGAAATGACCCAAAGTTGAACGAATGTGCATTAAAATCTGCAAGAGAGTCTCTTAATTTATTCGCACTGGGTGACCCTAGTAGAGGTCTATTGCCATTGGACCCGCTATATGTTGCTGAAATGAAGATTTATGTTCCTGATAAAAACGGCTTAAAGgtcgtttttaaaaataattattttaaaggatTAGCGAAATTGCATTTAGAAAATCTTAC ATTCGACTTggataaaaaattaatcacTGCTGATGCCTTAGTGACTCTTGatgtaaaaaatgaatatgAGGTCAGTGGGAAAATCCTTGTTTTGCCGATTCGATCCAGTGGCGATGCATCTATAAAGCTAA aaaATACACTATTGCATATACGCATATGGTACAAACACATAAAAGCAGATGACGATAAAGTATACTGGAATATTACAAAACATGATACCAAGTATGAGGTAGAAAAAGCAACATTCCgattagaaaatttattgaacgttaaaaatatag GGgaccaaataaacaaactcctCAATGAAATGTGGCGTGAGATTGTGGCAGATGTAGGCCCGTCGATATGCGAGAGCCTCAGCGCATCTGTAGTGAACAACTTGGCTGTTCTACTTAGCCAGGTTCCCTATGACGAACTTATGCCTGAGTGA
- the LOC123696769 gene encoding uncharacterized protein LOC123696769, with protein MCSANLASKISWKPLVSTFGSDHFPILLNLPNKNNKHCNKRSPRCKYNLKNVDWDIYRNRIENEVKELSEVKEGKETECSNNFAKIILKVADEILPTKPTKTSILPFPPWWDKECSEAIKKRKSIEKVYNKDMSEENLDILNAIIKDTQILLKKKKREGWKSFCASLSPNSNPSEVWNSIRRFRKYTTSMEGAGSDTCVKT; from the exons ATGTGCTCGGCAAATTTAGCTTCAAAAATATCGTGGAAGCCTTTAGTGTCTACTTTTGGAAGCGACCACTTTCCAATTTTGTTAAATCttcctaataaaaataataagcatTGTAATAAAAGATCACCACgctgtaaatataatttaaaaaatgtagacTGGGATATTTATCGAAATCGCATAGAAAACGAGGTTAAGGAGCTGTCTGAAGTCAAAGAGGGGAAAGAAACAGAATGTTCAAACAATTttgcaaaaattattttaaaagtagctGATGAAATTTTACCTACAAAACCAACGAAAACTTCAATACTACCTTTTCCCCCTTGGTGGGATAAGGAATGTTCAGAGGCTATCAAGAAAAGGAAATCCATAGAGAAAGTATATAACAAAGACATGTCAGAAGAAAATTTGGatattttaaacgcgattatAAAAGATACCCAAATTCttcttaaaaagaaaaaaagggAAGGATGGAAATCATTTTGTGCCTCTCTTTCTCCCAATTCTAATCCTAGCGAAGTATGGAACTCTATAAGACGCTTCAG GAAATATACCACCTCAATGGAAGGAGCAGGAAGTGATACCTGTGTTAAAACCTAA